A window of Dorea formicigenerans contains these coding sequences:
- a CDS encoding hydratase, with the protein MLKLYDGGAYLVNGTEIITDEAEVKAKTGREVSKEEARTQTMAYGILDAHNTSGNMERLQIKFDKLTSHDITFVGIIQTARASGLEKFPIPYVLTNCHNSLCAVGGTINEDDHMFGLTCAKKYGGVYVPPHQAVIHQFAREMLAGGGKMILGSDSHTRYGALGTMAMGEGGPELVKQLLNKTYDIKMPGVIGIYLDGEPVKGVGPQDVALAIIGATFANGYVNNKVMEFVGPGVEKLSADFRIGIDVMTTETTCLSSIWKTDDKIKEFYEIHGRSEDYKELNPGAVTYYDGMVYVNLSEIRPMIAMPFHPSNVYTIDEVRKNLKDVLHDVEQKALVSLDGAVDYSLQDKVIDGKLYVDQGIIAGCAGGGFENICAAADIIKGHYIGSDEFTFSVYPASTPIYMELVKNGAVADLMEAGTIVKTAFCGPCFGAGDTPANNAFSIRHSTRNFPNREGSKLQSGQIASVALMDARSIAATAANKGFLTPATDMDVEYKGQKYHFDQKIYANRVFDSHGVADPDTKIKFGPNIKDWPAMSALPENLVLKVVSEIHDPVTTTDELIPSGETSSYRSNPLGLAEFALSRKDPAYVGRAKEVQKAQKAIEAGECPLEVLEELKPVMAKIQEKYPEAGKGNIGVGSTIFAVKPGDGSAREQAASCQKVLGGWANIANEYATKRYRSNLINWGMLPFITKEDDKKLSFKNGDYIFVPEIRKAVENKDAEIKAYVVGDTLKEVTFTLGDMTDAEREIILKGCLINYYKG; encoded by the coding sequence ATGTTGAAATTATATGACGGCGGTGCGTATCTGGTAAATGGCACCGAGATCATTACGGACGAAGCAGAAGTAAAGGCAAAGACAGGCCGTGAGGTATCCAAGGAGGAAGCCAGAACGCAGACAATGGCTTATGGAATTCTGGACGCTCATAATACATCAGGCAATATGGAGAGACTGCAGATCAAATTTGATAAGCTGACATCTCATGACATTACATTTGTCGGAATTATTCAGACAGCGAGAGCTTCAGGACTGGAGAAGTTTCCAATTCCATATGTATTGACGAACTGTCACAACTCACTCTGCGCGGTCGGCGGAACGATTAATGAAGATGACCACATGTTTGGACTGACTTGTGCGAAGAAATATGGCGGTGTCTATGTACCGCCGCATCAGGCAGTTATTCACCAGTTTGCCCGTGAGATGCTGGCAGGCGGCGGCAAGATGATCCTTGGATCCGACAGCCATACCCGCTATGGAGCACTTGGAACGATGGCTATGGGTGAAGGCGGACCGGAACTTGTAAAGCAGCTCCTGAATAAGACATATGATATTAAGATGCCAGGTGTGATTGGAATTTATCTGGACGGAGAGCCGGTCAAAGGCGTCGGACCACAGGACGTGGCACTGGCAATTATAGGTGCAACATTTGCAAATGGTTATGTAAACAATAAAGTTATGGAATTTGTCGGACCAGGTGTGGAGAAGTTAAGTGCTGATTTCCGTATCGGAATCGATGTTATGACAACGGAGACAACATGTCTGTCTTCTATCTGGAAAACAGATGATAAGATTAAGGAGTTCTATGAGATCCACGGCAGAAGTGAAGATTACAAAGAACTGAATCCTGGTGCAGTTACATATTATGATGGTATGGTCTATGTGAACTTAAGCGAGATACGTCCGATGATCGCAATGCCGTTCCATCCGTCAAATGTATATACAATCGACGAAGTGCGTAAGAATCTGAAAGACGTGCTTCACGATGTAGAGCAGAAAGCACTGGTGAGCCTGGATGGTGCGGTGGATTATTCACTTCAGGATAAAGTGATTGATGGAAAACTTTATGTGGATCAGGGAATCATCGCAGGATGTGCCGGTGGTGGATTTGAAAATATCTGCGCAGCAGCAGACATCATAAAAGGTCATTACATTGGCTCAGATGAATTTACATTTAGTGTATATCCGGCAAGTACACCAATCTATATGGAACTTGTGAAAAACGGTGCAGTTGCGGATCTTATGGAAGCAGGAACAATTGTAAAAACAGCATTCTGCGGACCATGCTTTGGAGCTGGAGATACACCGGCAAATAACGCATTTTCTATTCGCCACTCTACAAGAAACTTCCCGAACCGTGAAGGTTCCAAGCTTCAGAGTGGACAGATTGCATCCGTTGCACTTATGGATGCCCGTTCAATTGCAGCAACAGCAGCAAATAAAGGTTTCCTGACACCTGCAACAGATATGGACGTAGAATACAAGGGACAGAAATACCACTTTGACCAGAAGATTTATGCAAATCGTGTATTTGACAGTCATGGTGTGGCTGATCCGGATACAAAGATCAAGTTCGGACCGAATATCAAAGACTGGCCGGCAATGTCAGCACTTCCGGAGAATCTGGTATTGAAAGTTGTATCAGAGATTCACGATCCGGTTACAACAACAGATGAGCTGATCCCATCTGGAGAAACATCTTCTTACAGATCCAATCCACTTGGACTGGCAGAGTTTGCACTTTCCAGAAAAGATCCTGCATATGTAGGACGTGCAAAGGAAGTACAGAAAGCACAGAAAGCAATCGAAGCAGGCGAATGTCCGTTAGAGGTATTGGAAGAATTAAAACCGGTTATGGCAAAGATCCAGGAGAAATATCCGGAAGCAGGAAAAGGAAATATCGGAGTCGGAAGTACGATCTTTGCAGTAAAACCAGGTGACGGTTCAGCAAGAGAGCAGGCAGCTTCCTGTCAGAAGGTGCTCGGTGGCTGGGCGAATATTGCAAATGAATATGCGACAAAAAGATATCGCTCCAATCTGATCAACTGGGGAATGCTTCCATTTATCACAAAAGAAGACGACAAGAAATTAAGCTTCAAAAATGGCGATTATATCTTTGTACCGGAAATCAGAAAAGCAGTGGAAAACAAAGATGCAGAGATCAAAGCTTATGTAGTCGGAGATACATTGAAAGAAGTCACATTTACACTTGGAGATATGACAGACGCAGAAAGAGAGATTATTCTCAAAGGTTGTCTGATTAATTATTATAAGGGCTAA
- a CDS encoding Rpn family recombination-promoting nuclease/putative transposase, with product MIEGEPYVSTVSVEPGMTNQVLENPKSKIKGSNTENTETKEGAVRFDIIFYVRMKDGISQIIVNIEAQKNSSPGYALMNRAIFYTCRMISSQKERDFTNSNYDDMVKVYSIWICPGVNKNCLNHFHITDNALVGNYKWPGKKDLFNFIMIGLDCESSQKLSQSKTESELHQFLNILFSSKLSGEEKVRLLDEELDIPVDEKIREELNDMCNLSEGIEEKGMKKGMKKGIETGRLETIAECLRNGTMNDAKRLLKATGEEIEKATELFLKKGE from the coding sequence TTGATTGAAGGAGAACCATATGTATCTACGGTTTCGGTAGAACCGGGAATGACTAATCAAGTGTTGGAAAATCCGAAAAGTAAAATTAAAGGTAGTAATACGGAAAATACGGAAACAAAAGAAGGGGCTGTTCGCTTTGATATTATTTTTTATGTTCGAATGAAAGATGGAATTTCTCAGATTATTGTGAATATAGAAGCTCAAAAGAATAGTTCGCCGGGGTATGCTTTGATGAATCGGGCTATATTTTACACTTGCAGAATGATTTCTTCACAAAAAGAAAGAGATTTTACAAATTCTAATTATGATGATATGGTAAAGGTATATTCCATATGGATTTGCCCGGGCGTAAATAAAAATTGTTTGAATCATTTTCATATAACAGACAATGCATTAGTTGGAAATTATAAGTGGCCTGGAAAGAAGGATTTATTTAATTTCATTATGATTGGACTGGATTGCGAGTCAAGTCAAAAGCTGTCTCAAAGCAAAACTGAGAGTGAATTACATCAATTCTTAAATATATTATTCTCTAGTAAACTAAGTGGAGAGGAAAAGGTGCGGCTTTTAGATGAAGAGTTAGATATTCCAGTCGATGAAAAAATCAGGGAGGAGTTGAATGATATGTGTAATTTATCAGAAGGTATTGAAGAAAAGGGAATGAAAAAGGGAATGAAAAAGGGAATAGAGACGGGACGATTAGAAACAATTGCGGAATGCCTGCGAAATGGAACGATGAATGATGCAAAAAGGCTGCTGAAAGCGACAGGAGAAGAGATTGAAAAAGCAACAGAGTTATTCTTGAAAAAGGGTGAATAA
- a CDS encoding ABC transporter ATP-binding protein has protein sequence MASLTLKHVDRAFPNGYEAVKDLNFQIEDGEFVILTGPSGSGKSAVMRMIAGLDEVKNGEIWIGDKLVNSLPPEERGIAMIFQNYTVYPRMTVLENVELGLRLRGIDEKEIGKRTLEVMELLDLVEVRFAKVKNLSDLWKHRTALARAMILEPDVILMDEPLRNVSPKFHNQLTQELVELQERTGVTILYATKNVEEMALLGKRKVMV, from the coding sequence ATGGCAAGTCTGACATTAAAACATGTAGATCGCGCATTTCCGAATGGATATGAGGCAGTAAAGGATTTAAATTTCCAGATTGAAGACGGAGAATTTGTAATATTGACTGGCCCATCCGGGAGTGGAAAAAGTGCTGTTATGCGCATGATCGCAGGTCTTGATGAAGTGAAAAACGGAGAGATATGGATTGGAGACAAGCTGGTCAACAGTCTTCCACCGGAGGAGCGTGGAATTGCTATGATTTTTCAGAATTATACTGTGTATCCGCGAATGACAGTTCTGGAAAATGTAGAACTGGGCTTAAGACTTCGCGGCATAGATGAAAAAGAAATAGGAAAACGGACACTGGAAGTGATGGAACTTCTGGATCTTGTAGAAGTCCGATTTGCAAAAGTAAAAAACTTGTCAGATCTGTGGAAACATCGGACCGCGCTGGCGCGTGCCATGATTTTGGAACCAGATGTAATTCTTATGGATGAGCCGCTTCGCAATGTAAGTCCCAAATTTCATAATCAGTTGACTCAGGAGCTGGTGGAATTGCAGGAGAGAACCGGAGTTACGATACTGTATGCTACAAAAAATGTGGAAGAAATGGCACTATTGGGAAAACGAAAAGTGATGGTGTAA
- the rsmI gene encoding 16S rRNA (cytidine(1402)-2'-O)-methyltransferase codes for MSGTLYLCATPIGNLEDMTFRCVRILKEVDLIAAEDTRNSIKLLNHFDIHTPMTSYHEYNKIAKAHTLIEHLENGEDIALITDAGTPGISDPGEELVAMCQEAGITVTAVPGAAACITALTISGLSTRRFAFEAFLPTDKKERQAVLNELMEETRTMIIYEAPHRLVRTLELLLATLGDRRIRICRELTKKHETVFATTISAAVEYYKEQEPKGECVLVIEGKSRQEQIEEERQKWEEMSIQEHMDYYMDQGIQKKEAMKMVAKDRGVGKRDIYQALL; via the coding sequence ATGTCAGGAACATTATATCTGTGTGCAACTCCGATCGGTAACCTGGAGGACATGACATTTCGCTGTGTCCGTATTTTAAAAGAAGTTGATCTGATCGCAGCAGAGGATACCCGCAATAGCATTAAGCTTTTGAATCATTTTGATATTCACACACCGATGACCAGTTATCATGAATATAACAAGATTGCAAAAGCGCATACGTTGATTGAGCACTTGGAAAATGGTGAAGATATTGCACTGATCACGGATGCGGGAACACCGGGAATCTCCGATCCGGGTGAGGAGCTGGTGGCAATGTGTCAGGAAGCAGGAATCACTGTGACAGCAGTTCCGGGGGCAGCAGCTTGCATCACAGCGCTGACCATTTCCGGATTGTCCACAAGAAGATTCGCGTTTGAAGCATTTCTTCCGACAGATAAAAAAGAACGACAGGCAGTGCTGAACGAACTGATGGAAGAGACAAGAACTATGATTATCTACGAAGCACCGCACAGACTGGTCCGGACATTAGAGCTTCTGCTTGCGACCTTGGGTGACAGAAGAATCCGCATTTGCCGGGAGCTTACGAAAAAGCATGAGACCGTCTTTGCAACAACGATCAGTGCGGCAGTGGAATATTATAAAGAGCAGGAACCAAAAGGGGAATGCGTGCTTGTCATTGAGGGTAAGAGCCGTCAGGAACAGATAGAAGAAGAACGCCAGAAATGGGAAGAAATGTCCATTCAGGAACATATGGATTATTATATGGATCAGGGGATTCAGAAAAAAGAAGCAATGAAAATGGTCGCGAAAGACCGGGGAGTCGGAAAGAGAGACATTTACCAGGCGTTGTTGTAA
- a CDS encoding tRNA1(Val) (adenine(37)-N6)-methyltransferase — protein sequence MMTNKKPDERLDDLQVKGYEIIQKPGRFCFGMDAVLLSSYAKVKRGEQALDLGTGTGILPILLEAKNPGLHYTGLEVQEESADMARRSVAHNGLENKIDIVTGDIKEASHIFGNDSYEVIVSNPPYMIGEHGLKNDNEALYIARHEALCTLDDLLRESAKVLKMKGRFYMVHRPFRLPEIFTKMCNYGIEPKRMRLVHPYADKEPNMVLIEGLKGGKPRLAVDPPLIVYTKDGEYTEEVLKLYGMK from the coding sequence ATGATGACTAATAAGAAGCCCGATGAACGCCTGGATGATCTCCAGGTGAAGGGCTATGAGATTATACAGAAGCCCGGTCGGTTCTGCTTTGGCATGGACGCCGTGCTTCTGTCTTCCTATGCAAAAGTAAAACGTGGGGAACAAGCACTGGATCTTGGGACCGGAACCGGAATTCTTCCGATTTTACTGGAAGCAAAGAATCCGGGACTTCATTATACAGGTCTGGAAGTTCAGGAAGAAAGTGCTGATATGGCAAGAAGAAGCGTGGCACACAACGGGCTGGAGAACAAGATAGATATCGTTACCGGTGATATCAAAGAGGCAAGTCACATATTTGGAAATGATTCGTATGAAGTCATTGTATCCAATCCACCGTATATGATTGGAGAACACGGTCTGAAAAATGATAACGAGGCTTTGTATATCGCAAGACATGAAGCGTTATGCACATTAGATGATCTTCTGCGAGAAAGTGCAAAAGTACTGAAAATGAAAGGACGTTTCTACATGGTGCACCGTCCTTTCCGCCTGCCGGAAATCTTTACAAAAATGTGCAATTACGGAATCGAGCCGAAACGCATGCGTCTCGTCCACCCATATGCAGACAAAGAGCCAAACATGGTTCTTATCGAAGGCCTCAAAGGCGGAAAACCACGCCTCGCCGTAGACCCGCCGCTTATAGTCTACACGAAAGACGGGGAGTATACGGAAGAAGTACTGAAATTGTACGGGATGAAATAA
- a CDS encoding PSP1 domain-containing protein: MTKVIGVRFRQAGKIYFFSPGKLEIKPQDRVIVETARGVEFGKVVTGPKEVEDDKITQPLKSVIRIANEEDYKKEEKNREKEKEAFNICLEKIRKHGLEMKLIDAEYTFDNNKVLFYFTADGRIDFRELVKDLASVFRTRIELRQIGVRDETKIRGGIGICGRPLCCHTYLSEFAPVSIKMAKEQNLSLNPTKISGVCGRLMCCLTNEEETYEELNRQLPGVGDHVTTPEGLHGEVQAVHVLRQIVKVIVTLDNDEKEIREYPAGELRFKSRKKKKDAKLSKEEFAQLKALEEKNGASKLNDD; encoded by the coding sequence ATGACAAAAGTAATCGGAGTAAGATTCCGTCAGGCGGGAAAGATCTACTTTTTCTCACCGGGGAAATTAGAGATTAAACCCCAAGACCGTGTCATCGTAGAGACGGCTCGCGGTGTTGAGTTCGGAAAGGTTGTGACAGGTCCGAAAGAAGTAGAAGACGACAAGATCACACAGCCTTTAAAATCTGTGATTCGAATTGCAAACGAAGAGGATTACAAAAAAGAAGAGAAAAACAGAGAAAAAGAAAAAGAAGCATTTAACATCTGCTTAGAGAAGATTCGTAAACACGGTCTGGAAATGAAGCTTATAGATGCGGAGTATACATTTGATAATAATAAAGTGTTATTTTACTTTACCGCAGATGGAAGAATTGATTTCCGTGAGCTGGTAAAAGATCTGGCAAGCGTGTTCCGTACACGTATTGAGCTTCGTCAGATTGGTGTCCGTGATGAGACGAAGATTCGTGGAGGCATTGGTATCTGTGGAAGACCACTTTGCTGTCACACGTATCTGTCTGAGTTCGCACCGGTATCGATCAAGATGGCGAAAGAGCAGAACCTGTCTCTGAATCCGACAAAGATATCCGGAGTTTGTGGCAGACTGATGTGCTGTCTGACTAACGAAGAAGAGACCTATGAAGAGCTGAACCGTCAGCTTCCGGGAGTTGGAGATCATGTGACGACGCCGGAAGGACTTCATGGTGAAGTTCAGGCCGTTCACGTACTGCGTCAGATTGTAAAGGTTATTGTGACGCTGGATAACGATGAAAAAGAAATCCGTGAATATCCGGCAGGTGAGCTGAGATTCAAATCAAGAAAGAAGAAAAAAGATGCAAAGCTTTCGAAAGAGGAGTTTGCACAGTTAAAAGCTCTGGAGGAGAAAAATGGCGCCTCCAAGTTAAATGATGACTAA
- the holB gene encoding DNA polymerase III subunit delta' gives MGSFKDVVGHRDVIQYLQNAVAENRVSQAYIVNGERGTGKKMLAKLFAMALLCEEHGPEPCNKCHSCVQAESNNHPDIIWVTHEKPGSIGVDDVRTQINNTVAIKPYQGPYKVYIIPEADIMTVQAQNALLKTIEEPPQYAVFILLTENADVLLPTINSRCVMLKLRYIKDALIKKYLMERMEVPDYKAEVCAAFAQGNLGKAIKLAGSEHFNELKDEVLNLMRHINEMDISELVEAVKRCTLYKVEINDYLDLIMVWYRDVLLYKATREIDKVVFKDQIDCMREQARRSSYEGIETILDSLDKAKARLKANVNFDLVMELLFLTIKEN, from the coding sequence ATGGGAAGTTTTAAAGATGTAGTAGGACACAGAGATGTAATTCAATATTTGCAGAATGCAGTTGCCGAGAATCGGGTATCACAGGCGTACATTGTGAATGGCGAGCGCGGAACCGGAAAGAAGATGCTGGCAAAGTTATTTGCCATGGCACTTTTATGTGAAGAACATGGACCGGAACCATGTAATAAATGTCATTCCTGTGTACAAGCAGAATCGAATAACCATCCGGATATTATCTGGGTGACACATGAGAAGCCGGGATCCATCGGAGTCGATGATGTGCGCACACAGATCAATAATACAGTTGCGATCAAGCCATATCAGGGTCCGTATAAAGTTTATATTATTCCGGAAGCTGATATTATGACGGTACAGGCACAGAATGCGTTATTAAAGACGATTGAAGAACCGCCACAGTATGCAGTATTTATTCTGCTGACGGAAAATGCAGACGTATTGCTTCCGACAATTAATTCCAGATGTGTCATGTTAAAACTTCGCTACATCAAAGATGCACTGATTAAAAAATATCTCATGGAGAGAATGGAAGTACCAGATTACAAGGCTGAAGTCTGCGCTGCATTTGCACAGGGAAACCTTGGGAAAGCTATCAAACTGGCAGGTTCCGAGCATTTTAATGAGCTCAAGGACGAAGTCCTGAACCTGATGCGCCATATAAATGAGATGGATATCAGTGAGCTTGTGGAGGCAGTGAAACGCTGCACTCTTTATAAAGTTGAAATCAACGACTATCTTGACCTGATCATGGTATGGTACAGAGATGTCTTGTTATATAAAGCGACAAGGGAAATAGATAAGGTTGTATTCAAAGATCAGATCGACTGCATGCGTGAGCAGGCAAGACGCAGTTCTTATGAAGGAATTGAGACGATTCTGGACAGCCTTGACAAAGCAAAAGCCAGATTAAAAGCAAATGTTAACTTTGATCTGGTCATGGAGCTTTTGTTCCTGACGATAAAGGAGAACTAG
- a CDS encoding guanylate kinase, whose product MGKIYYIMGKSSSGKDTLFRKIKQELPMLQTVTLYTTRPKREGEREGVEYHFVTDEQMHIFERQGKVVELRTYNTVHGAWKYATIEDGQVNLAESDYLMIGTLESYGKLKKYYGAAYLVPVYIEVEDGERLNRALTRERQQEVPRYAEMCRRFLADTEDFSEEHLRAAGIKKRYYNDDQKRCLDEIIEDIRYGKF is encoded by the coding sequence ATGGGTAAGATATATTATATAATGGGCAAGAGTTCATCTGGAAAAGATACATTATTCCGGAAGATCAAGCAAGAGCTGCCGATGCTTCAGACAGTGACGCTTTACACGACCAGACCGAAGCGGGAAGGTGAAAGAGAAGGCGTCGAATACCATTTTGTGACAGATGAACAGATGCATATTTTCGAGAGACAGGGAAAGGTTGTTGAACTTCGTACTTATAATACTGTTCACGGAGCATGGAAATATGCTACAATAGAAGATGGACAGGTCAATCTGGCAGAATCCGACTATCTGATGATCGGAACGCTGGAGTCCTATGGAAAGTTAAAGAAATATTACGGAGCGGCGTATCTTGTTCCGGTGTACATCGAAGTAGAGGACGGCGAGCGGCTGAACCGTGCACTTACGAGAGAGCGGCAGCAGGAAGTGCCACGTTACGCGGAGATGTGCAGAAGATTTCTCGCAGATACGGAAGATTTTTCCGAGGAGCATCTGAGAGCTGCGGGAATAAAGAAGCGTTATTACAATGATGACCAAAAAAGATGCTTAGATGAAATTATAGAGGACATACGATATGGGAAGTTTTAA
- a CDS encoding aminotransferase class I/II-fold pyridoxal phosphate-dependent enzyme produces the protein MATIYEKLKAYSDSDYYGFHMPGHKRKMHMSWDADPYTVDITEIEGFDDLHHAEGILKEAQERAARIYHADETHFLVNGSTVGILSAIAGVTNKGDQILVARNCHKSVYHAIYMNELNPVYLYPRFDSELQLNIEISAEDVRRALNRYPQIRAVMIVSPTYDGIVSDVAEIAKAAHEKGLPLIVDEAHGAHFGFHPYFPENANQKGADIVIHSVHKTLPAFTQTALLHMNGNLVNREKVRRYLHMLQSSSPSYILMAGIDQCMEMLDHHCEEVFDPYVERLKRCREELGKCEHIRLAETKHYDKSKLVLSVAGLTKGLADTYGAEATGIQLQEDLLNQYHLQMEMAAGTYVIAMTSVGDTDEGMKRLIKAIYELDKKYKPLQGAYNTVDSDIVPEEIKKSQKKEKNYDIEPGHLPQAEVIYSPAQVISMKDAGADGFQVVPLTQSEGYISAEYAYLYPPGIPMLVPGERITAQIREHFQWYMERTYEIQGVEKEGYIEVWTHG, from the coding sequence ATGGCAACGATATACGAAAAATTAAAAGCGTATAGCGATTCTGACTATTATGGATTTCACATGCCGGGACATAAGCGTAAGATGCATATGTCCTGGGATGCGGATCCTTATACTGTAGATATTACAGAGATTGAAGGATTTGATGATCTTCATCACGCAGAAGGAATCCTGAAAGAGGCTCAGGAACGGGCAGCCAGAATCTATCATGCAGATGAGACACATTTTCTGGTAAATGGAAGTACAGTTGGAATTCTGAGTGCTATCGCGGGTGTGACGAATAAAGGAGATCAGATTCTTGTGGCGCGCAATTGTCACAAATCGGTCTATCATGCAATCTACATGAATGAGTTGAATCCGGTGTATCTCTATCCTAGGTTTGATTCAGAGTTACAGTTGAATATTGAGATATCCGCAGAGGATGTGAGGAGGGCCCTTAATCGGTATCCACAGATCCGAGCAGTCATGATTGTATCTCCGACTTACGATGGAATTGTGTCGGATGTGGCCGAGATAGCAAAGGCCGCACATGAAAAAGGACTGCCGCTGATCGTGGATGAAGCACACGGGGCTCATTTTGGTTTTCATCCCTATTTTCCGGAAAATGCAAATCAAAAAGGCGCAGACATTGTGATCCACAGTGTTCACAAGACACTTCCGGCATTTACCCAGACAGCGCTTCTCCACATGAATGGAAATCTGGTGAACCGGGAAAAGGTGAGACGATATCTGCATATGTTACAGAGCAGCAGTCCGTCTTATATTCTGATGGCGGGAATCGATCAGTGCATGGAGATGCTGGATCATCACTGCGAGGAAGTTTTTGACCCGTATGTGGAGCGTTTGAAGAGATGTAGAGAAGAACTTGGAAAATGTGAACATATCCGGCTGGCAGAGACCAAACATTATGATAAGTCAAAGCTTGTATTATCAGTAGCAGGACTTACGAAAGGACTTGCGGATACATATGGTGCAGAAGCAACAGGTATTCAATTGCAGGAAGATTTATTAAATCAGTACCACCTGCAAATGGAGATGGCCGCGGGGACTTATGTAATTGCCATGACTTCGGTCGGAGATACCGATGAAGGAATGAAACGGCTTATAAAAGCAATTTATGAGTTGGATAAGAAATATAAACCTTTACAGGGGGCTTATAACACTGTAGATTCAGACATAGTGCCGGAAGAAATCAAAAAGTCGCAAAAGAAAGAAAAAAATTATGATATAGAACCGGGACATCTGCCACAGGCGGAAGTAATCTATTCACCGGCGCAGGTCATCAGCATGAAAGACGCAGGGGCAGATGGGTTTCAGGTTGTGCCATTGACACAGAGCGAAGGCTACATTTCCGCGGAGTACGCGTATCTCTATCCACCGGGGATCCCGATGCTGGTGCCGGGGGAACGGATCACAGCGCAGATCCGGGAACATTTTCAATGGTATATGGAAAGAACATATGAGATACAGGGAGTAGAAAAAGAAGGATACATAGAGGTATGGACGCATGGGTAA
- a CDS encoding glucose-6-phosphate isomerase: MGSKVTFDYSKADAFISAHEMESMKKITEAAKAELLGREGAGNDFLGWIDLPVDYDKEEFERIKKAAAKIQSDSEVLVVIGIGGSYLGARAAIEFLGHSFYNVVSKEIRKAPEIYFAGNSISSTYLKHLIEVIGDRDFSVNIISKSGTTTEPAIAFRIFKEMLEKKYGKAEAAKRIYATTDKARGALKGLADEEGYEEFVVPDDVGGRFSVLTAVGLLPIAVSGADIDKLMEGAAEGRKFALENPFEENDAMLYAATRNILLRKGKAVEIMANYEPSLHYVSEWWKQLFGESEGKDKKGIFPASVDLTTDLHSMGQFIQDGSRIMFETVMEVEEPTEQITIGEEPVDLDGLNYLAGKTMDFVNKSAMNGTILAHTDGQVPNLKVTIPAQDEKSLGQLFYMYEFACGVSGYILGVNPFNQPGVESYKKNMFALLGKPGYEKEREELLKRL, encoded by the coding sequence ATGGGAAGTAAAGTAACATTTGATTATTCAAAGGCAGATGCGTTTATCAGCGCACATGAGATGGAATCTATGAAGAAGATTACCGAGGCTGCGAAAGCTGAACTCCTGGGAAGGGAGGGAGCAGGAAATGATTTCCTTGGCTGGATCGATCTTCCGGTTGATTATGATAAAGAGGAGTTCGAGAGAATCAAGAAAGCCGCTGCAAAGATCCAGTCAGATTCAGAGGTGCTGGTAGTAATCGGTATCGGAGGATCTTATCTTGGCGCAAGAGCAGCAATCGAATTTCTTGGACACAGCTTTTATAATGTAGTATCAAAAGAGATCCGCAAAGCTCCGGAGATTTATTTTGCCGGTAACAGCATCAGCAGTACATATCTGAAACACCTGATTGAAGTGATTGGAGACAGAGATTTCTCAGTTAATATCATTTCCAAATCCGGAACAACAACAGAGCCTGCAATTGCATTCCGTATTTTCAAGGAGATGCTGGAGAAGAAGTATGGCAAAGCTGAGGCTGCTAAGAGAATCTATGCAACAACAGACAAAGCTCGTGGAGCTCTGAAAGGACTTGCTGATGAGGAAGGATACGAAGAGTTCGTAGTACCGGATGATGTTGGAGGACGTTTCTCTGTACTGACAGCTGTTGGACTTCTTCCGATCGCAGTCAGCGGAGCTGATATTGACAAGCTGATGGAAGGTGCAGCAGAAGGAAGAAAATTCGCACTTGAGAATCCATTTGAGGAAAATGACGCAATGCTCTATGCAGCAACACGTAACATTCTGCTCCGTAAGGGAAAAGCGGTTGAGATCATGGCAAATTATGAGCCAAGCCTGCATTATGTATCTGAGTGGTGGAAACAGCTCTTCGGAGAGAGTGAAGGCAAGGATAAGAAAGGAATCTTCCCTGCATCTGTAGACCTTACAACAGATCTTCACTCTATGGGACAGTTCATTCAGGATGGAAGCAGAATTATGTTCGAGACTGTTATGGAAGTGGAGGAGCCGACAGAGCAGATCACAATCGGTGAGGAGCCGGTGGATCTGGACGGACTGAACTACCTTGCAGGCAAGACAATGGATTTTGTAAATAAGAGTGCTATGAATGGTACGATTCTTGCACATACAGACGGACAGGTTCCGAATCTGAAAGTGACAATTCCGGCGCAGGACGAGAAGTCACTTGGACAGTTATTCTATATGTACGAGTTCGCATGCGGTGTCAGCGGATATATTCTTGGAGTAAATCCATTTAATCAGCCGGGTGTTGAGAGCTACAAGAAGAACATGTTCGCACTTCTTGGAAAACCAGGATACGAAAAAGAAAGAGAAGAACTTCTTAAGAGATTATAA